The following nucleotide sequence is from Paroedura picta isolate Pp20150507F chromosome 1, Ppicta_v3.0, whole genome shotgun sequence.
cgcagagtggtaaggcagccgcctgaaagctttgcccatgaggttgggagttcaatcccagcagccggctcaaggttgactcagccttccatccttccgaggtcggtaaaatgagtacccagcttgctgctggggggtaaacggtcatgactggggaaggcactggcaaaccaccccgtattgagtctgccatgaaaacgctagagggcgtcaccccaagggtcagacatgactcggtgcttgcacaggggatacctttacctttaaggaataaataaaggagggaaggcagcatggtatagccctgTATCATAAGGTctgaaaagctaagcagggttagtctttggaagggagaccaccaaggaagactctgcatgagaaggcaatggcaaaccaccactgcttctcacttgctctgAATGCCACTGGGGTCGCCAttaatcagctgcaacttgacagcattttacagagagagagagagagagagagagagagaacgagaacaactagaagaagagttggttcttatatgctgcttttctctacccaaaggaggctcaaagcggattacagtcgccttccctttcatctccccacaacagacaccctgtggggtgggtgaggctgagaaagccctgatatcactgctcggtcagaacagttttatcagtattgaggcaaacccagggtcacccagctggctgcatgtgggggaacagggaatcaaacccggcttgccagattagaagtccgcactcctaaccactacaccactacacatTTGAGAAACAATTGATTCTTGCATGGTGCATCCCAGGGGCTAGAAGTCAAGGACTTTATTTCTCAAAGATGTTAGGAAAACATCAGTAAATTACCACTCTGAATGAACACCACAGAAGCTATGTGAGACCCTATGGGAGTTTGTGCTGAGCTGTCTCTCTTGAGAAGCTTGCTCTTCCCTTCTCACATCAAGATGTGCCATTGAACAGTCACTTCAGTTACTCACAGTAAAAGCAAGACTCACTGGACGTCACCCTTAAGAAACCCCCCTCCATACTGGAGCCACCAATTGGTTCTCAGGTACAATGAAACTGCGTATGAATCCATCCTCCCCATCCTGTCATATCCCTGACAGTAAGAAACATACCAGTAAGAAATTTCTAGGCTGAAGTAATGTGATACATTTTACTATGAGTCATGTCAAAATGGTCCTGTTTTATCTCTTTCCCTGCTCCCTTTCGGGCTGTGAAAAGGGCATCGcttatccctcccccccataccACTACCCAGATCCAAATCAGGCCCTGCAGCGGTTAGGAAGTCAAGTTCTTACAGCTTCTGAAGATGCAAGTCAGGTGAATCCTGCCCAAACCCCAGCAAAATATGGTGCACCATCTGGGCCTCAGAAAGGGCCCCAAAATCTCCTACACATTTGAGAACTGTACACAGCAGGGAGAAGTTCAGTAAATGTTCCTTCTCCATTCATCATTTGGAGGTTTTACTCTATACATCTATCCAATCGAGAGAGGTCTGCAAGACACCCTTCAGCCTGACGACAGCAGTAGCAGATCCTCCCCAGCAAGTTTTACTCTGAATTGTGCAAGAGTAACTCTCCTTCACCCATCCCCTGACCTCTGTCTTCCCTATCCACTTGTGCTCTGTGCACCTAAAGCTAACTTCATCCTCAAGGGATACCCACTTTTCATCCCTCCTTGTTTCCACTTCCCCATAAACCCCATGAGAAACAACTGTCATGAAGCCTGTTATGCCACTCCACGCTCACAGCACCCCCTTCTGCTTCATCCGTCCTTATTCTCCTAAAAGATCACTGGGGACAACTGTGGCCACAGCAGTGACTTCCGCTTCACTCTGGAACTGAAGCATCGCACTGTGGACATGAAATCGACTTGAACGTGACCACCACAAATATGGCAGCGTGGTGCCAACTACCTCTAAAACCATCATCATTAAAGGTAACCCACAGAAAGGCTCACCGTTCATGCCATTGTAGAGGCTCCTGTGATGGGGGGACAGGTCATCCGTGACTTGCCTCCTTAAAGTGCCTTCTCTGCTGCCTCCACTCAAGTGCTTGTGATGCTCCGGACTTCCCCCGTAATGCTGTTTGAGATGCTCAGGGCTAGTGCCTCTCACTTTGGGGAGATGCTCCATGCTTCCGCTCAGAGTGTGCTTCTGAAGATGCTCTGGGCTGTTGCTGCTACTGCTGTGCTTTTGGTGCTCTGGGCTGCTCCCGGGCCTATGCTTCTGGAAATGTTCGGGACTCCCACTCACCATGTGCTTGGGCAGGGTTTCCGGACTGCTACAGCTGTGCTTTTGCTGCTCGGGGGCAACTTTGCCAATTGTTTTGTGATGCTCCGGGCTCGGTCCTTTCAGATGCTTCTGGGGATCCGGACTTGCAGAACTCCTGGGTTTGTGGAGGTGGTCTGGGCTAGCGCTCCTGTGCTTCTGATGCTCAGGGCTCCCTTCGCTCCTTGTTTTTTGGAGGTGTTCCGGACTTGAGTTCAGGTGGTGCTTATGATGATCAGGACTATCTGTGCTTCCAGTGCTTGAGGTGCTGCTTCCATCCCCAACATCCCTGATGAATGTATTGGTGGCACTGAGCTGGCAGAGACTGGCCTGGCTATCGACTGAGTTCCGGCACCCCGCAACACCCCCCTTCTCTTCATCCAGCAGAACGCAAAGCTCCTTCAGCTCCAGGTTTTCCTTCACAACCTCTTCTTGCCTCACTTCCAGCTC
It contains:
- the CCDC85A gene encoding coiled-coil domain-containing protein 85A isoform X5: MSKVAAAGAAAAAAAAAAGAESGGAAAAEDLSKVSDEELLKWTKEELIRSLRKAEAEKMSAMLDHSNLIREVNRRLQLHLGEIRGLKDINQKLQEDNQELRDLCCFLDDDRQKGKKVSREWQRLGRYSAGVMHKEVALYLQKLKELEVRQEEVVKENLELKELCVLLDEEKGGVAGCRNSVDSQASLCQLSATNTFIRDVGDGSSTSSTGSTDSPDHHKHHLNSSPEHLQKTRSEGSPEHQKHRSASPDHLHKPRSSASPDPQKHLKGPSPEHHKTIGKVAPEQQKHSCSSPETLPKHMVSGSPEHFQKHRPGSSPEHQKHSSSSNSPEHLQKHTLSGSMEHLPKVRGTSPEHLKQHYGGSPEHHKHLSGGSREGTLRRQVTDDLSPHHRSLYNGMNDRLSPGSKVLQS
- the CCDC85A gene encoding coiled-coil domain-containing protein 85A isoform X6 — its product is MSKVAAAGAAAAAAAAAAGAESGGAAAAEDLSKVSDEELLKWTKEELIRSLRKAEAEKMSAMLDHSNLIREVNRRLQLHLGEIRGLKDINQKLQEDNQELRDLCCFLDDDRQKGKKVSREWQRLGRYSAGVMHKEVALYLQKLKELEVRQEEVVKENLELKELCVLLDEEKGGVAGCRNSVDSQASLCQLSATNTFIRDVGDGSSTSSTGSTDSPDHHKHHLNSSPEHLQKTRSEGSPEHQKHRSASPDHLHKPRSSASPDPQKHLKGPSPEHHKTIGKVAPEQQKHSCSSPETLPKHMVSGSPEHFQKHRPGSSPEHQKHSSSSNSPEHLQKHTLSGSMEHLPKVRGTSPEHLKQHYGGSPEHHKHLSGGSREGTLRRQVTDDLSPHHRSLYNGMNVRNEKIR
- the CCDC85A gene encoding coiled-coil domain-containing protein 85A isoform X3, with the protein product MSKVAAAGAAAAAAAAAAGAESGGAAAAEDLSKVSDEELLKWTKEELIRSLRKAEAEKMSAMLDHSNLIREVNRRLQLHLGEIRGLKDINQKLQEDNQELRDLCCFLDDDRQKGKKVSREWQRLGRYSAGVMHKEVALYLQKLKELEVRQEEVVKENLELKELCVLLDEEKGGVAGCRNSVDSQASLCQLSATNTFIRDVGDGSSTSSTGSTDSPDHHKHHLNSSPEHLQKTRSEGSPEHQKHRSASPDHLHKPRSSASPDPQKHLKGPSPEHHKTIGKVAPEQQKHSCSSPETLPKHMVSGSPEHFQKHRPGSSPEHQKHSSSSNSPEHLQKHTLSGSMEHLPKVRGTSPEHLKQHYGGSPEHHKHLSGGSREGTLRRQVTDDLSPHHRSLYNGMNGGYIQDQTLTPFHEKPVFHLPIF
- the CCDC85A gene encoding coiled-coil domain-containing protein 85A isoform X7 yields the protein MSKVAAAGAAAAAAAAAAGAESGGAAAAEDLSKVSDEELLKWTKEELIRSLRKAEAEKMSAMLDHSNLIREVNRRLQLHLGEIRGLKDINQKLQEDNQELRDLCCFLDDDRQKGKKVSREWQRLGRYSAGVMHKEVALYLQKLKELEVRQEEVVKENLELKELCVLLDEEKGGVAGCRNSVDSQASLCQLSATNTFIRDVGDGSSTSSTGSTDSPDHHKHHLNSSPEHLQKTRSEGSPEHQKHRSASPDHLHKPRSSASPDPQKHLKGPSPEHHKTIGKVAPEQQKHSCSSPETLPKHMVSGSPEHFQKHRPGSSPEHQKHSSSSNSPEHLQKHTLSGSMEHLPKVRGTSPEHLKQHYGGSPEHHKHLSGGSREGTLRRQVTDDLSPHHRSLYNGMNDLSR
- the CCDC85A gene encoding coiled-coil domain-containing protein 85A isoform X4 gives rise to the protein MSKVAAAGAAAAAAAAAAGAESGGAAAAEDLSKVSDEELLKWTKEELIRSLRKAEAEKMSAMLDHSNLIREVNRRLQLHLGEIRGLKDINQKLQEDNQELRDLCCFLDDDRQKGKKVSREWQRLGRYSAGVMHKEVALYLQKLKELEVRQEEVVKENLELKELCVLLDEEKGGVAGCRNSVDSQASLCQLSATNTFIRDVGDGSSTSSTGSTDSPDHHKHHLNSSPEHLQKTRSEGSPEHQKHRSASPDHLHKPRSSASPDPQKHLKGPSPEHHKTIGKVAPEQQKHSCSSPETLPKHMVSGSPEHFQKHRPGSSPEHQKHSSSSNSPEHLQKHTLSGSMEHLPKVRGTSPEHLKQHYGGSPEHHKHLSGGSREGTLRRQVTDDLSPHHRSLYNGMNGCVEETWRCCRLVSWN
- the CCDC85A gene encoding coiled-coil domain-containing protein 85A isoform X2, whose amino-acid sequence is MSKVAAAGAAAAAAAAAAGAESGGAAAAEDLSKVSDEELLKWTKEELIRSLRKAEAEKMSAMLDHSNLIREVNRRLQLHLGEIRGLKDINQKLQEDNQELRDLCCFLDDDRQKGKKVSREWQRLGRYSAGVMHKEVALYLQKLKELEVRQEEVVKENLELKELCVLLDEEKGGVAGCRNSVDSQASLCQLSATNTFIRDVGDGSSTSSTGSTDSPDHHKHHLNSSPEHLQKTRSEGSPEHQKHRSASPDHLHKPRSSASPDPQKHLKGPSPEHHKTIGKVAPEQQKHSCSSPETLPKHMVSGSPEHFQKHRPGSSPEHQKHSSSSNSPEHLQKHTLSGSMEHLPKVRGTSPEHLKQHYGGSPEHHKHLSGGSREGTLRRQVTDDLSPHHRSLYNGMNEPTLSYVRQLEARVRQLEEENRMLPQVVWRKLGDAAGSCPGIRQHMSGNQYKGPM
- the CCDC85A gene encoding coiled-coil domain-containing protein 85A isoform X1, which gives rise to MSKVAAAGAAAAAAAAAAGAESGGAAAAEDLSKVSDEELLKWTKEELIRSLRKAEAEKMSAMLDHSNLIREVNRRLQLHLGEIRGLKDINQKLQEDNQELRDLCCFLDDDRQKGKKVSREWQRLGRYSAGVMHKEVALYLQKLKELEVRQEEVVKENLELKELCVLLDEEKGGVAGCRNSVDSQASLCQLSATNTFIRDVGDGSSTSSTGSTDSPDHHKHHLNSSPEHLQKTRSEGSPEHQKHRSASPDHLHKPRSSASPDPQKHLKGPSPEHHKTIGKVAPEQQKHSCSSPETLPKHMVSGSPEHFQKHRPGSSPEHQKHSSSSNSPEHLQKHTLSGSMEHLPKVRGTSPEHLKQHYGGSPEHHKHLSGGSREGTLRRQVTDDLSPHHRSLYNGMNEPTLSYVRQLEARVRQLEEENRMLPQGPVRMPSGADGTFCSPRPPASFSDKASSPSQQPEVMVNALKVVWRKLGDAAGSCPGIRQHMSGNQYKGPM